TACAACATCAACTATTTCTACCACAACTACGACCTCCACTTCACCTGCAACAACTACGATCTCCACTACATCTACGACAGCTACGACCTCCACTACATCAACAATTACGAGTACAACTTCAACTATTTCAACAACAACGACGTCCACTACATCTGCCACAACTACGACCTCGACTACATCAACAACAACTACGACTTTCACTACATCTgcaacaactacgacctccactacaTCCACAACAACTCCGAGTACAACATCAACTATTtctacaacaactacgacctcaTCTACATCTACAACTACGACCTCATCTACATCGACAACTACAATCTCATCTACATCTACAACAATTAAGACCACCTCTACATCAACAACTACGACCtcaactacaacaactactagTTCAACATCAACTATTTTTACAACAATTACGACCTcatctacatctacaacaactacgaccgcatctacatctacaacaactacgacctcaTCTACAtcaacaactacgacctccactacaCCAACTACTACTTCAACTTCAACCATTtctacaacaactacgacctccactCCATCTACGACAACTACGACGTCCACTACATCCACAACAACTACGAGTACAACATCAACTATTTCTTCAACAACTACGACTTCATCTGCATCTACAATTACTACGACCTACACTAcatctacaacaactacaaccTCCACTCCATCTTCAACCACTACGAGTACAACATCCACTCTTTCTTCCacaactacgacctccactacaTCTACCACATCAGCGAGCTCCACTACATCTATAGCAACTACGACATTCACTACATCTTCAACAACTAGGATCTCGACTACTTCTACTACAACTACATCAACAACTACTACCTCCGCTACATCAACAACCTCAACCTCGACTATATCTACAACTAAgacctccactacatcaccagcAACTACCACCTCAACTACATCTACAACAACGACGACCTCCACTACGTCTACAACAATTACGACCTCGACTGCATCTACACCAACTACGACCTCGACGACATCTACAATAACTACGACCTCGACAACatctacaacaacgaccacctccaCTGCAATAACCACTACGACCTTATCTACATCTACAACTGCTACGacttcaactacatttacaacaacaacaacttccacTCCATCTTCAACAACTACGAGTACAACATCAACTATTTCTACCACAACTACGACCTCCACTTCACCTgcaacaactacgacctccactacaTCTTCGACAACTACGACCTCCACCACGTCAACAATTACGAGTACAACATCAACTATTTCAACAACAACGACCTCCACTACATCTGCCACAACTACGACTTCGACTACATCAACAACAACTACGACTATCACTACATCTACAACAAGTACAACCTCCACTACATCcacaacaactacgacctccacAATATCTTCCacaactacgacctccactacaTCTGACACAACTACGATTTCCACTATATCTGCGacaactacgacctccactacaTCCACATCAACTACGAGTACAACATCGACTATTtctacaacaactacgacctcaTCTACATCCTCAACTACGACCTCATCTTCATCGACAACTACAACCTCACCTACATCTACAACAACTACGAGCTCATCCACATCAACAACTACGACCtctactacaacaactactagTTCAACTTCAACTATTTTTACAACAATTACGACCTCATCTACATCAACAACTACCACCTCCACTACACCAACTACTAGTTCAACTTCAACCATTtctacaacaactacgacctTCGCTCCATCTACAACAACTACGACGTCCACTACATCCACAACAACTACGAGTACAACATCAACTATTTCTACAACAACTATGACCTCAACTGCATCTACAACTACTGCGACCTACACTAcatctacaacaactacaaccTCCACTCCACCTTCAACCACTACGAGTACAACATCAACTATTTCTTCCAGaactacgacctccactacaTCTACCACATCTACGAGCTCCACTACATCTATAGTAACGACGACATTCACTACATCTTCAACAACTACGATCTCGACTACTTCTACAACAACTACATCAACAACTACTACCTCCGCTACATCAACAACCTCGACCTCGACTACATCTACTACTACGACCTCCACTACAT
This genomic window from Procambarus clarkii isolate CNS0578487 chromosome 1, FALCON_Pclarkii_2.0, whole genome shotgun sequence contains:
- the LOC123764959 gene encoding DNA-directed RNA polymerase subunit beta''-like; the protein is MTNYDIHYIFNKYGLDNFYNNYINYINNYYLRFINTLNLDYIYNYYLHYINNDYHLNYIYNNDDLHYVYNNYDLDCVCTNYDLDDIYNNYDLHYINNNYDLNNINNNDHHHCINHYDLIYIYNYYDLNYIYNNYNFHSIFNNYEYNINYFYHNYDLHFTCNNYDLHYIYDSYDLHYINNYEYNFNYFNNNDFNINYFYNNYDLIYIYNNYDRIYIYNNYDLIYINNYDLHYTNYYFNFNHFYNNYDLHSIYDNYDVHYIHNNYEYNINYFFNNYDFICIYNYYDLHYIYNNYNLHSIFNHYDNYHLNYIYNNDDLHYVYNNYDLDCIYTNYDLDDIYNNYDLDNIYNNDHLHCNNHYDLIYIYNCYDFNYIYNNNNFHSIFNNYEYNINYFYHNYDLHFTCNNYDLHYIFDNYDLHHFNFNHFYNNYDLRSIYNNYDVHYIHNNYEYNINYFYNNYDLNCIYNYCDLHYIYNNYNLHSTFNHYEYNINYFFQNYDLHYIYHIYELHYIYSNDDIHYIFNNYDLDYFYNNYINNYYLRYINNLDLDYIYYYDLHYINNNYDLNNIYNNDHFHCINHYDLIYIYNYHDLNYIYNNYNFHSIFNNYEYNINYFYHIYDLHFTCNNYDLQYIYDLHYINNYEYNFNYFNNNDLQYIYNNYDFHYNCNNYDIHYFYNYDLHYICNNYDLHYIHNNLDYNFNYIAYDLHYNCNDYDLQYFYNNYKYINNNNNYIFYINKFHNNVNI